One stretch of Cohnella algarum DNA includes these proteins:
- a CDS encoding alpha/beta fold hydrolase, whose protein sequence is MISLFKDPTLEQEYYRCYDKTLNEFGLPFESRFVPTTFGETHVLRFGEEGKKPLVLLHGMTMSSAMWYPNVKPFAQDRTVYAIDVMGDFGKSRPAAPLKSRQEAARWLLETLDALKLDKADLAGHSMGGFLALNFSLSCPERVSKLVLYAPAGSFHKINLKFFAKIFPALIFHSERLTDKAFIWLSGNKEPLEPAIRSLIVAAYRGAMPQLHVVPSVIPPEEFRGFAVPTLLVIGEKEVIYPAGKVAETAKSLIADLETRVIPGASHSLTMEHAGIVNEATLRFLRK, encoded by the coding sequence GTGATATCTCTCTTTAAGGATCCGACTCTCGAACAGGAATATTACCGTTGCTACGACAAAACGCTGAACGAATTCGGACTGCCGTTCGAATCCCGGTTCGTCCCGACGACGTTCGGGGAGACGCATGTTTTGCGCTTCGGCGAAGAGGGCAAAAAGCCGCTGGTCCTGCTTCACGGGATGACGATGAGCAGCGCGATGTGGTACCCGAACGTCAAGCCGTTCGCGCAGGACCGCACCGTTTATGCGATCGACGTGATGGGCGATTTCGGCAAAAGCAGGCCCGCGGCTCCGCTAAAAAGCCGGCAGGAGGCCGCGCGGTGGCTGCTTGAAACGCTGGATGCGCTGAAGCTCGACAAGGCGGATTTGGCCGGCCATTCGATGGGCGGTTTTTTGGCGCTCAATTTTTCGCTTTCCTGCCCCGAACGCGTGTCCAAACTTGTTTTGTACGCCCCGGCGGGATCCTTTCATAAAATCAACCTGAAGTTTTTCGCCAAAATTTTTCCCGCCCTGATCTTTCATTCCGAGAGGTTGACGGATAAGGCGTTCATCTGGCTGTCGGGGAACAAGGAGCCGCTGGAGCCCGCCATCCGCTCCCTCATTGTCGCCGCTTATCGCGGGGCGATGCCGCAGCTGCACGTCGTGCCTTCCGTTATTCCGCCGGAGGAGTTTCGCGGCTTTGCGGTGCCCACGCTTCTTGTCATAGGGGAAAAAGAGGTCATTTACCCGGCGGGGAAAGTGGCCGAGACCGCGAAAAGCCTCATTGCCGACCTGGAAACCCGCGTGATCCCCGGCGCCAGCCACTCGCTGACGATGGAGCATGCCGGCATCGTCAACGAGGCGACGCTTCGCTTCCTGCGGAAGTGA